A DNA window from bacterium contains the following coding sequences:
- the trmB gene encoding tRNA (guanosine(46)-N7)-methyltransferase TrmB, producing MAKQKLIRFAALPGLANVRQDPGSLRGHWHSDFFHNDRPITLELACGKGDYTLALAQRYPERNFIGIDIKGPRLWVGATRALELGLTNAGFVRASIEQLGEYFAPGEIAVIWITFPDPHPAGGKHKKRLTSTRFLDLYQLLLQPDGLLHLKTDDEGLYAFTLRILARRKAEVLASTPDLYSGPSDPDLTGIQTAYEQRHIKEGKRIKYIRFRLKAGRD from the coding sequence ATGGCCAAACAAAAACTCATCCGCTTCGCCGCCCTTCCAGGATTGGCGAACGTACGCCAGGATCCCGGCAGCCTGCGGGGTCACTGGCACTCCGATTTTTTTCACAATGATCGTCCCATCACCCTCGAACTGGCGTGCGGCAAAGGCGATTACACCTTGGCGCTGGCCCAGCGCTATCCGGAGCGCAATTTTATCGGCATCGATATCAAGGGTCCGCGCCTGTGGGTCGGCGCCACCCGCGCCCTGGAGCTCGGCCTGACCAATGCCGGCTTTGTGCGCGCCAGCATCGAACAGCTTGGCGAATATTTTGCACCTGGAGAAATCGCTGTGATCTGGATTACCTTCCCGGATCCCCATCCAGCAGGCGGCAAGCATAAAAAGCGGCTCACCTCCACGCGGTTCCTCGATCTCTACCAACTCCTCTTACAACCGGATGGCCTCCTCCACCTGAAAACCGATGATGAAGGCCTCTACGCTTTCACCTTGCGGATTCTGGCAAGGCGTAAAGCGGAGGTTCTGGCCAGTACTCCCGACCTTTATTCCGGGCCATCCGATCCCGATCTGACTGGAATTCAGACTGCCTACGAGCAGAGACATATTAAGGAAGGGAAACGGATCAAGTACATCCGGTTTCGCCTGAAAGCGGGTCGGGACTGA
- a CDS encoding sigma-70 family RNA polymerase sigma factor: MDTRDDKTLIESILAGDQGDFALLLARYQKLVVHLVARMIPRASDREDLCQEIFLRIYRSLGEFEHKSKLSTWVATVAHNTCINYLQKKRLPLYEDLAGPESDENAEASRRLEWVPAAEASPLEHVEARDLRATLQREIDALPLTFRAILTLFHLEEMSYSEIAEVTALPEGTVKSYLFRARRLLRDRLAAQYPVEA, from the coding sequence ATGGACACCCGAGACGATAAAACGCTGATCGAATCCATCCTCGCGGGCGACCAGGGCGATTTCGCCCTGCTGCTGGCGCGCTACCAGAAACTGGTCGTGCACCTGGTCGCGCGGATGATTCCCCGGGCATCAGACCGTGAGGACCTGTGCCAGGAGATTTTTCTGCGCATCTACCGCAGCCTCGGCGAATTCGAGCATAAATCCAAATTATCCACCTGGGTGGCTACAGTCGCCCACAATACCTGCATCAATTATCTGCAGAAGAAACGCCTGCCGCTCTACGAGGACCTGGCCGGGCCAGAATCCGACGAGAATGCCGAGGCAAGCCGCCGGCTCGAATGGGTCCCCGCGGCTGAGGCCTCACCGCTGGAGCATGTAGAAGCGCGGGATTTGCGTGCCACCCTCCAGCGCGAGATCGATGCTCTGCCGTTGACCTTCCGGGCGATCCTGACGCTCTTCCATCTGGAGGAGATGAGCTACAGCGAGATCGCCGAGGTGACCGCCCTCCCCGAGGGCACGGTTAAAAGTTATCTTTTTCGTGCGCGGCGTCTACTGCGAGACCGCCTCGCCGCGCAGTACCCTGTGGAGGCTTAA
- a CDS encoding fumarylacetoacetate hydrolase family protein, translated as MQRPTKILCLGRNYRAHAAELDNTVPESPMYFAKVPSSLLPHQGAICIPAGIGRVDHELELALVIGKRGARIPAEKAMEHVAGYTIANDVTAREMQREEQKKGKPWTLAKGIDTFCPIGPWLIPADLLPDPHRLAMELKVDGEVRQKGNTGEMVYKIPELIAYISRYMTLEPGDILLTGTPEGVSPLQPGNRVECSIEGLGTLENLVISGKGE; from the coding sequence ATGCAGCGGCCGACCAAAATTCTATGTCTGGGCCGCAATTACCGGGCCCACGCCGCCGAGCTGGACAACACGGTTCCCGAGTCGCCGATGTATTTCGCCAAGGTGCCTTCCTCTCTGCTTCCCCATCAGGGCGCCATCTGCATTCCGGCGGGGATCGGCCGGGTGGATCACGAACTGGAGCTGGCGTTGGTGATCGGCAAGCGCGGTGCCCGCATCCCAGCGGAGAAAGCCATGGAGCATGTGGCCGGCTATACCATTGCCAACGACGTCACCGCGCGTGAGATGCAGCGCGAAGAGCAGAAAAAGGGCAAACCCTGGACCCTGGCCAAGGGGATCGACACTTTTTGCCCCATCGGGCCCTGGCTGATCCCGGCGGACCTCCTTCCGGATCCCCATCGGCTGGCGATGGAATTGAAAGTGGATGGCGAGGTGCGGCAGAAGGGCAATACCGGCGAGATGGTCTATAAAATTCCCGAATTGATCGCCTATATTTCGCGCTATATGACCCTCGAGCCCGGGGATATCCTGCTGACCGGCACCCCTGAGGGCGTCAGTCCGCTCCAGCCCGGAAACCGGGTGGAGTGCTCGATCGAGGGACTCGGCACCCTCGAGAATCTCGTGATTTCCGGAAAGGGGGAGTGA
- a CDS encoding uroporphyrinogen decarboxylase family protein gives MTGGFAPYSPNFGRLKTVLLGGKADRVPLMELGIDEGVMGQFIGRPLQTLGDKIEFYRLAGYDYIKLAPVINMNPGAAVPESGFRQSEATALDRARTWGTESKGIITTWEEFERFRWAEVTDAAFRWFDEAERTMPAEMRVIGQYGDIFTFTWEFMGFETFSYALVENPELVAALFDRIGSIIYALFERMAQYEVVGGLFYSDDIAYFSGLMISPATLRRYLFPWMRKIAALCQARNMPFLYHSDGKLWEVLDELIAVGVTTLQPIEPKAMEIREVKQKYGDRLGLVGSVDMDLLARGDPERIRETVRGLIEDVGRRGGYCVGSGNSIPNYIPLTNYRAMLEATWAFGQLSTQP, from the coding sequence ATGACCGGCGGATTCGCGCCCTATTCACCCAATTTCGGCCGGCTGAAGACGGTCCTGTTGGGCGGCAAGGCCGATCGCGTGCCTCTCATGGAACTGGGCATCGATGAGGGAGTCATGGGGCAGTTCATCGGGCGGCCCCTCCAGACCCTCGGGGACAAGATCGAGTTTTACCGCCTCGCTGGTTACGATTATATCAAGCTCGCTCCGGTGATCAACATGAATCCGGGCGCCGCGGTGCCGGAGAGTGGCTTCCGCCAGTCCGAGGCTACCGCGCTGGACCGCGCCCGCACCTGGGGGACCGAAAGCAAGGGGATCATTACCACCTGGGAGGAGTTCGAGCGCTTTCGGTGGGCGGAGGTGACCGATGCCGCGTTCCGCTGGTTCGACGAAGCGGAGCGCACCATGCCCGCGGAGATGCGGGTGATTGGTCAGTATGGCGACATTTTCACCTTCACCTGGGAATTCATGGGCTTCGAAACCTTCAGTTACGCCCTGGTCGAGAACCCCGAACTGGTGGCTGCCCTCTTCGATCGGATCGGTTCGATCATCTATGCCCTCTTTGAGCGCATGGCGCAGTACGAGGTGGTCGGGGGGCTTTTTTACAGCGACGATATCGCCTACTTTTCGGGGTTGATGATTTCGCCGGCCACCCTGCGCCGCTATCTTTTTCCGTGGATGCGCAAGATCGCGGCGCTCTGCCAGGCCCGGAATATGCCCTTCCTCTACCACAGCGACGGCAAGCTCTGGGAGGTGCTGGATGAGCTGATCGCGGTGGGCGTGACCACGCTGCAGCCGATCGAGCCCAAGGCGATGGAAATTCGCGAGGTGAAGCAGAAATATGGCGATCGTCTCGGCCTGGTCGGCAGCGTCGATATGGATCTGCTCGCGCGCGGCGATCCGGAGCGGATCCGGGAGACCGTGCGCGGTCTGATCGAGGATGTCGGCCGGCGTGGCGGCTATTGTGTCGGCTCGGGCAACAGCATACCCAACTATATTCCGCTGACCAATTATCGTGCCATGCTCGAGGCCACCTGGGCGTTCGGGCAACTCTCGACGCAGCCTTGA
- a CDS encoding oligosaccharide flippase family protein: MSLYQPIKRLVKHSAVYGLGHVLSRSVGFLLLPLYTNIFSTDGFGVAGLAMTWLTILTLLYSYGLDAGFMRFYILASQERERRAIFTTATLALSCTSLIFSLLLGLLAPHLVTLFFGAGARGTGIDLVLLIRLLAGILFCDTAAFIPLLLLRAEEKSWLYVLIKVGSALVLLAANLYCILAAGMGVEGIFIANLVSSALTLAAALGVLLHSGAGRLSRDWLKQLLRFGLPFLPTGLAIALLDSADRLMLERLDSVAAAGLYNAGAKVGMIMGLLVAAFRFAWQPYFLATSRENEAKKIFSRILTWMLAACLALFLLMSLFVDELLRLRIDGYTFFGSAFWESSRVVPLIMLASLFYALYLIFEAALYLEKKSGLIALVTLAGVAVNLAVNFWLIPLYGPLGSAWARAIAYAGMALGLYGFAQRYYPIPYEWLRILRLVLCSAAVFGLAMLPALRSSTVLRAFLLASWPLLLWGSGFFRSSAGEKSGFLSQKLRKLVADRRAG; this comes from the coding sequence ATGTCGCTTTATCAACCCATCAAACGTCTCGTCAAGCACTCCGCGGTCTATGGTCTGGGTCATGTTCTCAGCCGCTCGGTTGGCTTTCTGCTGCTCCCGCTCTACACCAATATTTTTTCGACGGACGGATTCGGGGTTGCCGGGCTGGCAATGACCTGGCTGACCATCCTCACCTTGCTTTACAGTTACGGTCTGGATGCCGGATTTATGCGGTTTTACATTCTGGCCAGCCAGGAGCGGGAGCGCCGTGCCATTTTTACCACGGCGACGCTGGCCCTCTCGTGCACCAGTCTGATCTTTTCGCTGCTGCTTGGGCTCCTGGCTCCGCACCTGGTCACCCTCTTTTTCGGAGCTGGTGCGCGCGGCACCGGGATCGATCTGGTGCTGCTGATCCGCCTCCTGGCCGGGATCCTCTTTTGTGACACCGCGGCTTTTATTCCGCTGCTGCTGCTGCGTGCGGAGGAAAAGTCGTGGCTCTACGTTCTCATAAAGGTGGGTTCGGCTCTCGTCCTGCTGGCGGCCAATCTGTACTGTATCCTTGCCGCCGGGATGGGTGTTGAGGGCATCTTCATCGCCAATCTCGTTTCCTCCGCCCTGACCCTGGCTGCTGCTTTGGGGGTGTTGCTGCACAGCGGCGCGGGGCGCCTCTCCCGCGACTGGCTGAAGCAGCTGCTGCGCTTCGGACTGCCCTTTTTGCCGACGGGATTAGCCATCGCCCTGCTCGACAGCGCCGACCGTCTGATGCTGGAACGGCTCGATTCGGTGGCCGCCGCTGGTCTTTACAATGCAGGCGCCAAGGTGGGAATGATCATGGGCCTGCTGGTGGCCGCGTTCCGTTTCGCCTGGCAGCCCTATTTTCTCGCTACTTCCCGCGAAAACGAAGCCAAAAAGATCTTCAGCCGCATCCTCACCTGGATGCTCGCTGCCTGTCTCGCCCTTTTTCTGCTGATGAGCCTTTTTGTCGATGAGCTGCTGAGGTTGCGCATTGACGGTTATACCTTTTTCGGATCGGCCTTTTGGGAGAGCAGCCGGGTGGTGCCGTTGATCATGCTCGCTTCGCTCTTTTATGCTCTCTACCTCATCTTCGAGGCGGCCCTCTACCTCGAGAAGAAGAGCGGCTTGATCGCTCTGGTCACTCTGGCCGGGGTGGCGGTAAACCTTGCCGTCAATTTCTGGCTCATCCCGCTTTATGGCCCCCTCGGATCGGCCTGGGCACGTGCGATCGCCTATGCCGGTATGGCCCTGGGCCTGTATGGATTTGCACAGCGTTACTACCCCATTCCCTATGAATGGCTGCGGATCCTGCGCTTGGTCCTTTGCAGCGCCGCGGTTTTCGGCCTGGCAATGCTGCCAGCGCTGCGCAGCTCGACGGTTTTGCGAGCGTTCCTCCTCGCCTCCTGGCCCCTGCTGCTCTGGGGCAGCGGCTTCTTTCGCAGCAGCGCCGGGGAAAAATCCGGGTTTTTGTCGCAAAAATTGCGTAAGTTGGTAGCAGACCGGCGTGCCGGCTGA
- a CDS encoding class I SAM-dependent methyltransferase, with translation MPAEIHAGIEEEMTDQEKAALKAFYQQVGEKYPEEEEVYHTLRGLLRRDFILGRLRGLRGTLLDVGCNRGMYLAAWQGGPSFGLDLSMGALQRCPAELAGRLIQGDAERLDCFRAGSFDHLLCSEVLEHCLNPKAIFAGMARVLKPGGAALLTTPNYRGRRPEYLELGILKTYGVECSSGPEYFHTAYRPEELEAMAREAGLLVVESGTLEKEVKYAAKLPAALLLAVRLLNRLLRSEHLGRANEAFFHTFTLACYRFSRAIGLEKVLLLLVREGVRSYIVMKKPA, from the coding sequence GTGCCGGCTGAAATTCATGCAGGGATCGAGGAGGAGATGACCGACCAGGAAAAAGCCGCTCTGAAAGCCTTCTACCAGCAAGTCGGTGAGAAATACCCTGAGGAGGAGGAGGTCTATCACACCCTGCGCGGCCTGCTGCGGCGCGACTTTATTCTCGGCCGTCTGCGCGGTCTGCGCGGCACCCTGCTCGATGTCGGCTGCAATCGCGGCATGTACCTTGCAGCCTGGCAAGGCGGCCCCTCCTTCGGTCTAGATCTCAGCATGGGGGCCCTGCAGCGGTGTCCTGCGGAGCTCGCCGGACGGCTGATCCAGGGCGATGCGGAACGGCTCGACTGCTTCCGCGCCGGATCCTTTGACCATTTGCTCTGTAGCGAGGTCCTCGAGCATTGCCTGAACCCGAAGGCTATCTTTGCGGGAATGGCCCGGGTGCTGAAACCCGGCGGAGCGGCCCTGCTGACCACGCCGAATTACCGCGGACGGCGGCCGGAGTACCTTGAACTCGGCATTCTCAAAACCTACGGCGTAGAATGTTCGAGCGGCCCGGAATATTTCCACACCGCCTATCGCCCCGAGGAGCTCGAAGCCATGGCCCGGGAAGCGGGTCTTTTAGTGGTGGAGTCGGGCACTCTGGAGAAGGAAGTCAAGTATGCGGCCAAGCTGCCTGCCGCTCTGCTGCTGGCGGTGCGGCTCCTCAACCGGCTGCTCCGTTCAGAGCACCTTGGCCGCGCCAACGAGGCTTTTTTTCATACCTTCACCCTGGCCTGCTACCGTTTCAGCCGCGCGATCGGGCTGGAAAAAGTGCTCCTCCTCCTGGTCCGGGAAGGGGTGCGCTCCTACATCGTCATGAAAAAGCCGGCCTGA
- a CDS encoding nucleoside 2-deoxyribosyltransferase gives MQIYFAASIAGGRSYLPTYRRMVDFLKAGGHRVLTEHIVAQDVLRQEQPFSARQIFERDAAWLESCDCVVAEISNPSLGVGYEICYALDCSKPLLCLHARGLFISRMITGISRPGFSVADYGAEEEWQQRITAFLGAVSR, from the coding sequence ATGCAGATCTATTTTGCTGCTTCCATCGCCGGCGGGCGCAGCTATCTGCCCACCTACCGGAGGATGGTGGATTTCCTCAAAGCGGGCGGCCATCGGGTGCTGACCGAGCATATCGTCGCGCAGGATGTCCTCCGCCAGGAGCAACCCTTCAGCGCGCGCCAGATCTTTGAGCGCGATGCCGCCTGGCTCGAGTCCTGTGACTGCGTGGTGGCCGAGATCTCTAATCCCTCGCTGGGGGTCGGCTATGAGATCTGCTATGCTCTGGATTGCAGCAAACCGCTCCTCTGCCTGCATGCACGCGGCCTTTTCATCTCGCGGATGATCACCGGGATCAGCCGGCCGGGCTTCTCGGTCGCCGACTATGGTGCGGAGGAGGAGTGGCAGCAGCGGATCACTGCCTTTTTGGGAGCCGTATCACGATAA
- the dinB gene encoding DNA polymerase IV: protein MPRTILHLDMDAFFAAVEQSDHPEWRGKPVVVGADPRGGRGRGVVSTCSYEARRFGIHSAMPISKAWKLNPGAIYVQPRGQRYAEVSRQVMEILSHFSPDLEQISIDEAFLDITSTQKLFGGAEAMAKRIKAEIRKETNLSCSIGIAPSKFVAKIASDLRKPDGLVLVPEGEVERFLAPLEIARLWGCGPKTVPLLQAMGIFTIGDLAACAQLELINKFGQVGLHFWRLAHGLDERPVSDDHSAKSMSRESTFAADTGDEEEMRQTLLSLCDDLAYDMRRHEVRGRTITLKIRLADFSTFTRSRSLETATDTSAELFHHASELFASFNRKGARIRLLGVAVSQLQQGEGQMDLFTPEAARKDKVDRIMDDVRKKFGTRAISRASLLQNRRDSQWIRDEP from the coding sequence ATGCCAAGGACGATTCTGCATCTGGACATGGACGCCTTTTTTGCGGCGGTTGAGCAAAGCGACCATCCCGAATGGCGCGGCAAACCGGTGGTGGTGGGCGCCGATCCCCGGGGAGGCCGGGGCCGCGGCGTGGTCTCGACCTGCAGCTATGAAGCGCGACGCTTCGGCATACATTCCGCCATGCCGATCTCGAAAGCCTGGAAGCTCAATCCCGGCGCCATCTACGTCCAGCCCCGCGGCCAGCGCTATGCCGAGGTTTCGCGCCAGGTGATGGAGATCCTCTCCCACTTTAGCCCCGATCTCGAGCAGATCAGCATCGATGAGGCCTTCCTCGACATCACGTCCACACAAAAACTCTTCGGCGGGGCCGAGGCCATGGCGAAGCGGATCAAGGCGGAGATCCGGAAGGAGACCAATCTGAGCTGCTCCATCGGCATCGCCCCCAGCAAGTTCGTCGCCAAGATCGCCTCCGATCTGCGCAAGCCCGATGGTTTGGTCCTTGTGCCGGAGGGCGAGGTAGAGCGCTTTCTCGCTCCGCTCGAGATTGCCCGGCTTTGGGGGTGCGGGCCCAAGACGGTGCCGCTGCTGCAGGCGATGGGGATTTTCACCATCGGGGATCTTGCTGCATGCGCCCAACTGGAGCTGATCAACAAGTTCGGCCAAGTGGGCCTCCATTTCTGGCGTCTGGCGCATGGCCTGGATGAGCGGCCGGTCAGCGACGACCATTCAGCCAAATCGATGAGCCGCGAGTCCACTTTTGCGGCGGATACCGGCGACGAGGAGGAGATGCGCCAGACACTCCTCAGCCTCTGCGATGATCTGGCGTACGATATGCGCCGCCATGAGGTGCGCGGGCGCACCATCACCCTCAAGATCCGGCTTGCTGATTTCAGCACCTTCACGCGTTCTCGCTCCCTCGAGACCGCCACCGACACCAGTGCCGAACTCTTCCATCATGCCAGCGAGCTATTCGCCAGTTTCAACCGCAAGGGCGCACGGATACGCCTGCTGGGGGTGGCGGTCTCACAGCTGCAGCAGGGTGAAGGCCAGATGGATCTCTTCACCCCGGAGGCCGCACGCAAGGATAAAGTCGACCGCATCATGGATGACGTGCGTAAAAAGTTCGGCACCCGGGCGATCAGCCGCGCCAGCCTCCTTCAGAACCGCCGTGATTCACAGTGGATCCGGGACGAGCCATGA